From Novosphingobium decolorationis, one genomic window encodes:
- a CDS encoding M3 family oligoendopeptidase → MFALDRRKALGLAASLPVAASLTGLRAYGAHGAEVPSGSGAAWDLTDLFPDAQAWDVARKAVLAALPRLAAYKGTLGRNAQALARALDDISVTKLKAMRVYVYSSLQADEDVRAPAPQEREAQARDMFSQMGQATAWVDPEVLDLGEATIERFIAENDTLQRRFAFPLRDTLRRAEHILDDQGEAILASASAALAGPGSVRDQLVASDIPWPTITLSDEREVRLDAQGYSHSRDVANRADRKRVFDSYWSAFKGYEGSLGAALAAKLKGDVFEAENRGYESCLAMALAANRIPEGVYRSLVAEVNAGLPQLHRYFQLRRRMLNLPDIHYYDIYPPLVQMDRTFTLGDMRNVVLEALKPLGSDYVRQMGEATAKTWMDPFPRPGKRAGAYMNGAVYDVHPYLLLNLSENFDGVSTFVHEWGHAMHTLIAAKAQPYETARYPTFLAEIASTANEVFLTEYMLERAKTKEEKLYYLGMRLEGLRGTFFRQTMFAEFELKIHEMAEAGEGLSGASISRIYAGILRRYHGPDFTIDAPYEMEWAMIGHFYRFFYVYQYATSITAGTWFARSVLDGGKAERENFLGVLRAGGSDYPTDILKRAGLDMASPQPYRDLVAGFGRTLNEIEALLDA, encoded by the coding sequence ATGTTCGCACTCGACCGCCGCAAGGCCCTGGGGCTTGCCGCCAGCCTTCCCGTTGCCGCCTCGCTGACCGGCCTTCGCGCGTACGGTGCGCATGGGGCCGAGGTGCCCTCAGGATCGGGCGCTGCCTGGGACCTGACCGACCTCTTCCCCGATGCCCAGGCCTGGGACGTGGCGCGCAAGGCTGTCCTCGCCGCCCTGCCGCGTCTTGCCGCCTACAAGGGCACACTGGGAAGGAACGCGCAGGCGCTGGCGCGCGCGTTGGACGATATCTCGGTGACCAAGCTCAAGGCGATGCGCGTCTACGTCTATTCCTCGCTCCAGGCCGACGAGGACGTGCGCGCGCCCGCCCCGCAGGAACGCGAGGCGCAGGCGCGCGACATGTTCAGCCAGATGGGGCAGGCGACGGCCTGGGTGGACCCGGAGGTCCTGGATCTGGGCGAAGCGACCATCGAGCGCTTCATTGCCGAAAACGACACGCTCCAGCGCCGCTTTGCCTTCCCCTTGCGCGACACGCTGCGCCGCGCCGAGCATATCCTCGACGATCAGGGCGAGGCGATCCTGGCCTCGGCCTCGGCGGCGCTTGCCGGGCCGGGCAGCGTGCGTGACCAGCTTGTCGCCTCGGACATTCCCTGGCCCACGATCACGCTTTCGGACGAGCGCGAGGTGCGCCTCGATGCGCAGGGCTATTCGCATAGCCGCGATGTGGCCAACCGGGCCGACCGCAAGCGCGTCTTCGACAGTTACTGGAGCGCGTTCAAGGGCTACGAAGGCTCGCTCGGCGCGGCGCTTGCGGCCAAGCTCAAGGGCGATGTGTTCGAGGCCGAGAACCGGGGCTACGAAAGCTGCCTTGCGATGGCGCTTGCCGCCAACCGCATTCCCGAGGGGGTCTACCGCAGCCTTGTGGCCGAAGTGAACGCAGGGCTGCCGCAGCTCCACCGCTACTTCCAGCTGCGCCGCCGGATGCTCAACCTCCCCGACATCCACTACTACGACATCTATCCCCCGCTCGTGCAGATGGACCGCACCTTCACACTGGGCGACATGCGCAATGTCGTGCTGGAAGCCCTGAAGCCGCTCGGCAGCGACTACGTGCGGCAGATGGGCGAGGCGACGGCGAAGACGTGGATGGATCCCTTCCCCCGGCCGGGCAAGCGCGCGGGCGCCTACATGAACGGGGCGGTCTACGACGTGCACCCCTATCTCCTGCTCAACCTCTCGGAGAACTTCGACGGGGTCTCGACCTTCGTGCACGAGTGGGGCCACGCGATGCACACGCTGATCGCGGCCAAGGCGCAGCCCTACGAAACCGCCCGCTACCCCACCTTCCTGGCTGAAATCGCCTCGACCGCGAACGAGGTGTTCCTCACCGAGTACATGCTCGAACGCGCGAAGACGAAGGAGGAGAAGCTCTATTACCTGGGCATGCGCCTGGAAGGCCTGCGCGGTACCTTCTTCCGCCAGACCATGTTCGCCGAGTTCGAGCTGAAGATCCACGAGATGGCCGAAGCCGGCGAGGGGCTTTCGGGCGCCAGCATCAGCCGCATCTATGCGGGCATCCTGCGGCGCTACCACGGGCCCGACTTCACCATCGATGCGCCCTACGAGATGGAATGGGCGATGATCGGCCACTTCTACCGCTTCTTCTACGTCTACCAGTACGCGACCTCGATCACGGCCGGGACCTGGTTCGCGCGCTCGGTGCTCGATGGTGGCAAGGCCGAGCGGGAGAATTTCCTCGGCGTCCTGCGCGCCGGGGGCTCGGACTACCCGACCGATATCCTGAAGCGGGCCGGGCTCGACATGGCCTCGCCCCAGCCTTACCGCGACCTGGTGGCCGGGTTCGGGCGTACTCTCAATGAAATCGAGGCGCTTCTGGACGCCTGA
- a CDS encoding sulfurtransferase, translated as MTHRTLISAEELKALLDAEADILILDCAFDLAHPQNGPAVFETGHVPGARHAHLEHDLSGTPSGTNGRHPLPTREAFTAWLRGQGLTNGKQVVAYGGMGNAGAARAWWMLRWMGHAQVAVLDGGRDAWIAAGHELETGKAAEVLAEGDFTPGLPLVAGTVDADDVLANIDTHDAQVLDARDPARFRGEPSPNDVVSGHIPGAKNRFFQNNLNDDGTFRSAAELKADFEALLGDAPAILQCGSGVTACQNALAMEIAGIPGAFVYIGSWSEWTSDPARPIETGA; from the coding sequence ATGACCCACCGCACGCTTATTTCCGCCGAAGAACTCAAGGCCTTGCTCGATGCCGAGGCCGATATCCTGATCCTCGACTGCGCGTTCGACCTCGCCCATCCACAGAACGGTCCGGCGGTGTTCGAGACCGGCCATGTACCCGGCGCGCGCCACGCGCATCTGGAGCATGACCTGTCGGGAACGCCGTCCGGCACGAACGGGCGTCATCCCTTGCCCACCCGCGAGGCCTTCACCGCATGGCTGCGCGGGCAGGGGCTCACCAATGGCAAGCAGGTCGTGGCCTATGGCGGCATGGGCAATGCCGGTGCGGCGCGGGCCTGGTGGATGCTGCGCTGGATGGGCCACGCGCAAGTCGCGGTTCTTGACGGCGGGCGCGACGCCTGGATCGCGGCGGGCCACGAGCTGGAAACGGGCAAGGCCGCCGAAGTGCTGGCCGAGGGCGACTTTACGCCCGGACTGCCGCTGGTGGCAGGGACCGTCGATGCCGACGATGTCCTTGCCAACATCGACACGCACGATGCCCAGGTCCTCGATGCACGCGACCCGGCGCGCTTTCGCGGCGAGCCCAGCCCCAACGATGTGGTCTCGGGCCATATTCCGGGCGCGAAGAACCGCTTTTTCCAGAACAACCTCAACGACGACGGGACCTTCCGCTCCGCGGCGGAACTCAAGGCCGACTTCGAAGCGCTGCTGGGCGATGCCCCGGCGATCCTCCAGTGCGGCTCGGGCGTGACCGCCTGCCAGAACGCGCTGGCCATGGAGATCGCCGGAATTCCGGGGGCCTTCGTCTACATCGGCTCGTGGAGCGAGTGGACCAGCGACCCGGCGCGTCCCATCGAAACGGGGGCGTAA
- a CDS encoding glutathione S-transferase — protein sequence MTSPVPPVLYSFRRCPYAMRARLALRVAGIACELREVKLANKPDAMLEASPKGTVPVLVLPDGKVIEESLEVMHWALERSDPEDWRERGDAQLIARNDGPFKHDLDRYKYPERHGSDPQAHRQSALETLRDLDARIALSGQLCGKTRGLADMAIMPFIRQFAATDRTWFDAQDLPALRAWLDGHLASELFTSVMTRYTPWQPGDAPVWFGR from the coding sequence ATGACCAGTCCGGTGCCGCCTGTCCTCTACAGCTTTCGCCGCTGCCCCTATGCCATGCGCGCCAGGCTGGCCCTGCGCGTTGCGGGCATCGCCTGCGAACTGCGCGAGGTGAAGCTGGCGAACAAGCCGGACGCGATGCTGGAGGCCTCCCCCAAGGGCACCGTGCCCGTGCTGGTCCTGCCCGATGGCAAGGTCATCGAGGAAAGCCTTGAGGTGATGCACTGGGCGCTTGAACGCAGCGACCCGGAAGACTGGCGGGAGCGCGGCGATGCGCAGCTGATCGCGCGCAACGATGGCCCCTTCAAACACGACCTCGACCGCTACAAATACCCCGAGCGCCACGGCAGCGATCCCCAGGCCCATCGGCAGAGCGCGCTGGAAACCCTGCGCGATCTGGACGCGCGCATAGCGTTAAGCGGCCAGCTGTGCGGGAAGACACGCGGCCTGGCCGACATGGCGATCATGCCCTTCATCCGCCAGTTCGCCGCGACCGACCGCACCTGGTTCGACGCCCAGGACCTTCCCGCCCTGCGGGCCTGGCTCGACGGGCATCTGGCGTCCGAGCTCTTCACCTCGGTGATGACCAGGTACACGCCCTGGCAGCCGGGCGATGCGCCGGTGTGGTTCGGGAGATAA
- a CDS encoding rhodanese-related sulfurtransferase, translating to MTSTSDLARGEHPTPAHNAPVCVAALYQFAPFADHAALRAPLAALCEEEGIRGTLLLAHEGINGTIAGTRSGIERVIAHIRALPGCADLDVKFSGAREMPFLRMKVRLKNEIVTMGEPGTDPLATVGTYVAPEDWNDLISDPDTILIDTRNDYEVAIGTFKGAIDPETASFREFPGWFREQRAKLLGEGKDAPKVAMFCTGGIRCEKSTAFLKQEGVEDVYHLKGGILKYLETVAPENSLWEGECFVFDNRVSVGHGLLQGDYTLCHACRLPLNAEDRASPLFEEGVACPHCHDERTDEQRERYRERQRQQLLARARGEEHVGAAPPVRSEDTDTPDGA from the coding sequence ATGACGAGCACTTCCGATCTTGCCCGGGGCGAGCATCCCACCCCTGCGCACAACGCACCCGTCTGCGTTGCCGCGCTCTACCAATTCGCGCCCTTCGCCGACCATGCCGCCCTACGCGCGCCGCTTGCCGCGCTGTGCGAGGAGGAGGGCATCCGCGGCACGTTGCTCCTCGCGCACGAAGGCATCAACGGCACCATCGCGGGCACGCGCTCGGGGATCGAGCGGGTCATCGCCCATATCCGCGCGCTGCCGGGCTGCGCGGATCTCGACGTCAAGTTCTCGGGCGCCCGCGAGATGCCGTTCCTGCGCATGAAGGTACGCCTCAAGAACGAGATCGTGACCATGGGCGAGCCGGGCACCGATCCCCTCGCCACCGTCGGCACCTACGTGGCGCCCGAGGACTGGAACGATCTCATTTCCGATCCGGACACAATCCTGATCGATACGCGCAACGACTACGAAGTGGCGATCGGCACCTTCAAGGGCGCGATCGATCCCGAGACCGCCTCCTTCCGGGAATTTCCGGGCTGGTTCCGCGAACAGCGCGCGAAGCTGCTGGGCGAAGGCAAGGACGCACCGAAGGTCGCCATGTTCTGCACCGGCGGCATCCGCTGCGAGAAATCGACCGCGTTCCTCAAGCAGGAGGGCGTGGAAGACGTCTACCACCTCAAGGGCGGCATCCTGAAATACCTGGAGACCGTCGCGCCCGAGAACAGCCTGTGGGAAGGCGAATGCTTCGTCTTCGACAACCGCGTCTCGGTCGGCCACGGACTGCTGCAGGGCGACTACACGCTGTGCCACGCCTGCCGCCTTCCACTGAACGCTGAAGACCGCGCCTCCCCGCTGTTCGAGGAAGGCGTCGCCTGCCCGCACTGCCACGACGAGCGCACCGACGAGCAGCGCGAACGCTACCGCGAACGCCAGCGCCAGCAGCTCCTCGCCCGTGCGCGTGGGGAGGAACATGTCGGCGCCGCGCCGCCGGTCCGGAGCGAGGACACCGATACACCGGACGGTGCATGA
- the metK gene encoding methionine adenosyltransferase: protein MRSDYVFTSESVSEGHPDKVSDQISDAIVDLFLSKDPEARVACETMTTTQKVVLAGEIRCKGIYENGAWADGALEEIEKVVRETVRKIGYEQDGFHWETFDFENYLHAQSAHIAQGVDSSGNKDEGAGDQGIMFGFACDETDDLMPATLDYSHKILQQLSADRHSGAAPFLEPDAKSQVTLRYKDGKPVAATAVVLSTQHKPGYDQGDKEAELKAYVKKVISDVLPDGLISDETVYHINPTGTFEIGGPDGDAGLTGRKIIVDTYGGAAPHGGGAFSGKDPTKVDRSAAYVTRYLAKNVVAAGLAKRCTIQVSYAIGVSKPLSLYVDLHGTGTVSEEALEAALTKVSADKLGGLTPRGIRVGLGLNKPIYATSAAYGHFGRKPEGELFPWERTDLIDDLKAALA from the coding sequence ATGCGTAGCGACTATGTCTTCACATCCGAGAGCGTCTCGGAAGGCCATCCCGACAAGGTTTCGGACCAGATTTCGGACGCGATCGTCGACCTTTTCCTGTCCAAGGACCCCGAGGCGCGCGTTGCCTGCGAGACCATGACCACTACCCAGAAAGTGGTCCTCGCCGGTGAAATCCGCTGCAAGGGTATCTACGAGAACGGCGCCTGGGCCGACGGCGCTCTCGAGGAAATCGAGAAGGTCGTGCGCGAGACCGTCAGGAAGATCGGGTACGAGCAGGACGGTTTCCACTGGGAGACCTTCGACTTCGAGAACTACCTCCACGCCCAGTCCGCGCACATCGCGCAGGGTGTCGATTCGAGCGGCAACAAGGACGAAGGCGCGGGCGACCAGGGCATCATGTTCGGCTTCGCCTGCGACGAGACCGACGACCTCATGCCCGCCACGCTCGATTACAGCCACAAGATCCTGCAGCAGCTCTCGGCCGACCGCCACTCGGGCGCCGCGCCCTTCCTGGAGCCGGACGCCAAGAGCCAGGTCACGCTGCGCTACAAGGATGGCAAGCCGGTCGCCGCGACCGCGGTCGTCCTCTCGACCCAGCACAAGCCGGGTTATGACCAGGGCGACAAGGAAGCCGAGCTCAAGGCCTACGTGAAGAAGGTCATCTCGGATGTCCTCCCCGACGGCCTGATCTCGGACGAGACCGTCTACCACATCAACCCGACCGGCACCTTCGAGATCGGCGGCCCGGACGGCGATGCGGGCCTCACCGGCCGCAAGATCATCGTCGACACCTACGGCGGTGCGGCCCCGCACGGCGGCGGCGCCTTCTCGGGCAAGGACCCAACCAAGGTCGACCGCTCGGCCGCCTACGTGACGCGCTACCTCGCCAAGAACGTCGTGGCCGCGGGCCTTGCCAAGCGCTGCACGATCCAGGTTTCCTACGCGATCGGCGTCTCCAAGCCGCTCTCGCTCTATGTCGACCTGCATGGCACCGGCACCGTCTCCGAAGAGGCGCTGGAAGCCGCGCTCACCAAGGTCTCGGCCGACAAGCTGGGCGGCCTCACCCCGCGCGGCATCCGCGTTGGCCTCGGCCTCAACAAGCCGATCTACGCGACCTCGGCGGCCTATGGCCACTTCGGCCGCAAGCCCGAGGGCGAGCTGTTCCCCTGGGAGCGCACCGACCTGATCGACGACCTGAAGGCCGCGCTGGCATAA